The Klebsiella aerogenes KCTC 2190 region GAAGGTGCTGGTGGTACAGGATCCGTTTACCAGCTATTACGAAGCGCAGGTGGTGGCTGACTTTGTCCGCCTGATTGAAAAAATTGGCTATCAGCCGGTGCTGTTGCCGTTCTCGCCGAACGGTAAAGCGCAGCATATCAAGGGGTTCCTGACGCGCTTTGCGCGTACCGCGCAGAAAACCGCTGATTTTCTCAACCGCGTAGCGCGGCTGGATATACCGATGGTTGGCGTCGACCCCGCGCTGGTGCTCTGCTATCGCGATGAATATAACCAGACGCTGGGCGAGAAACGCGGCGATTTTCGCGTGATGCTGGCGCATGAGTGGCTGACCCAGGCGATAGCGCCATCGGCCGGCCAGGACAATAGCGGCGAACCCTGGTATCTGTTTGGCCACTGTACGGAAGTGACGGCGCTACCGGCCGCGCCCAAACAGTGGGCGGAAATATTTGCCCGTTTTGGGGCGAAAATGGAGTACATCAGTACGGGTTGCTGCGGTATGGCCGGTACCTATGGTCATGAAGTGAAAAACCATGCCAACTCGCTGGCGATTTACGCGCTTTCCTGGCAGCAGGCGATGGCGCGTTTACCGCGCAGCCGCTGTCTGGCTACCGGTTATTCCTGCCGCAGTCAGGTGAAGCGTATCGAAGGCAGCGGAGTGCGTCACCCGCTGCAGGCTCTGCTGGAGATTATCGGATGATTTGGAAACGTCAGGCTTCGCTAGCGCAGCTTAACGCGATGGGCGAGGGGAACATGGTTGGCCTGCTGGATATTCACTTTGTGGCCATCAGCGATAACGCCATTGAAGCGACGATGCCGGTGGATCACCGCACACATCAGCCATTTGGCCTGCTCCACGGCGGCGCATCGGTGGTTCTTGCTGAAACGCTGGGTTCGGTCGCGGGCTATCTGTGTACCGAAGGGGAACAGAAAGTGGTCGGCCTGGAAGTGAATGCCAACCATATTCGTTCGGTACGCAGCGGGCGGGTGCGTGGGGTTTGTACCGCGCTACATGTGGGGTCGCGCCATCAGGTGTGGCAAATCGATATCTCCGATGAGCAGGGGCGTTTGTGCTGCTCATCACGACTGACCACCGCCGTGGTGTAGCGGTCGGCAGAATAATTTAAGGGGATGCACTTGCATCCCCTTCTTGTTTATTGCGTTTCGTCCTTAATGACCTCGCTGACACCGTTTTTCTGTACCGAGGCGATGCCCTTTTTGGCCGCATCTTTCGATGAGTACATCTCACTGGTGGCGATGGTCTCATGGTTGTCCGCCTTCAGCAGAAAATACCACGGCTGTGGGACGCTCTTATCAGACTTTTTCAGTACGTAATACCCCATTCTTCACCCCTTTCGTTATTAACGAGCACTGAATAATCTGTAGACCAGGGCTAGCGAAACGGCAAGCAATCATCTAATAAATATATATTTGTTAAATCATTCGTTGTAATTATGCTACTATTTTAATTACGAAATACTTTCACGGTAACAAAGAGGATGGAGTTAACCATGGGTATCATTTCCTGGATCATTTTTGGTCTGATCGCTGGTATTTTGGCTAAGTGGATTATGCCGGGCAAAGACGGCGGTGGGTTTATTGTCACCGTGATCCTCGGTATTATCGGTGCGGTAGTCGGTGGCTGGATCAGTACGTTATTCGGCTTTGGCAAGGTTGACGGTTTTAACTTCGGCAGCTTTGTTGTGGCGGTGATTGGCGCAATCGTTGTGCTGTTTATCTACCGTAAAGTGAAGAGTTAATACGCCGAGCGCATATTCACTCTGAAACAGTAAACCGCCGTTCACCACGGCGGTTTTTTTATGCCCGCGACAGACGCTCGTAAACAAAAAAAAGCCCGCTGGATACCCGCGGGCGAACCCATTTTGGCAAATTTTTTCGGCTGCCTCCTGACAAAGGGCGTAAACTCCGTTTTGCAGGATGGTAAGGCGCAGCCTGACTGCTTCCCGGCTGGAGAAGCAGCGAGGTAATTTTATGTTTAATTCCGGGGTTACATAAGCTGACAAAAACAGTAGGGGGAGGGTTACTCCAGCAACACGCTCATCACCAGCAGCACTACCATGCACATCGACATAATACTGATATCAATCATCCTGTACGACACTCGCTCCCGTAAACCATAATCCGACTTTGCATCGGTAAACATTTACAAACGACGCGAATTGTACATGAGTAAACGCTGCCTAAACCAACCCTGTTTTTAAGAATTAACCGATCGCATCACAAAATTGAATCGTTCTATTCGTCGCCAGCTGCGCCGATTGGCGCTTTGGCGAAAATCTGTAGCCGGGCTTCGGAATTGTAAAATGGAATCAGCAGAAAAGCTAAACCCGCGCCACCGGTTGCATACTGCACTGCCAGATCGGCGCTGTGGGTGATAAATATTTGATGTCCCCCCCAACTACAACCCACGCTCATATCCGGAGTACAGTTTTTCCATTTGCTAAGTAACTCGCCACTTTTCGTCAGATATAAATACTTCGTGTCCGAACCCGATGGCGGCGTCGCGGATTCGGCTAACAAGGCGAACGTTTGAGTACTTACTACTTTCCCTTGCTCGTCTAACGATGAAGCCTGCAGCGTGGCGGTGGGGAAATTGAAACGTAATTCAATGGCTGCGGCATTTTTATCACTGACGTAAAAAACCTGCGTTAAATTATCCGCACCCCAATATTTTCCGCCGCTGGGTTGCAGCGGTTTGATCTTAAATCGATATACGTTCTGCGTGCGTATATCCTGGCGCTGGGAGTACTCGGCATTGTATTGCGCGCTTTGCGGCGCGTTAACCGAGCAGCCGGTAAGTAACCCCATTAATATTAGTGCTGTAAATTTGCGCATCCTTTTCCCCGGCGATCGTTCATCTACTGGTGCCGGTTGATTATGCCCGTTATGACAAACGATAAAAAACACAGAACGCTACCAAAGCAGGTAGGTTTTTGCGCTCTGCACAATCTGCCACACCGCTAAAATAAGCTGTGCCATGCTTGTTATCGGATGCTGGAATAGAGAGAAAGAGATGACGATTACGCTATGCAAAGCTTGTGGTACCTCATATGAATTTAGCGAAAACCCTCCGCAACATTGCCCGATATGCGAAGACGAGCGGCAATTTATTCCGGTGGGCGGCCAGCAGTGGATTGCATTAAATAAGCTCACCGCATCGCACAGCAATAAGTGGCAACAGCATAACAGCGCGCTTTTTAGCATTCGCACTATTCCTGGCTTTGCCATTAATCAGCGGGCATTTCTGCTGCGTACGCCGCAGGGCAATATTCTATGGGACTGCATCGCCAACCTCGACGAGGCGACAAAAACGCTGGTTTCCGCGCTGGGTGGGCTGAAAGCCATCGCTATCTCACATCCGCATTACTACAGTTGTATGCAGGATTGGGCGGCGGAGTTCAAGGCGCCAATCTATTTGCATGGGGATGACCGCCAGTGGGTCATGCGAGACAGCCCGTGGATTACCTTTTGGGAGGGCGATAGCCTGCAACTGACGGCCGATGCCAGTCTGATTCGCCTGGGTGGGCATTTTGCTGGTGGCTGCGTCCTGCACTGGGCGCAGGGCGACGGCCTCCTATTATCCGGCGATATTGTCCAGGTGGCGCCCGGAGCAAACGCCGTTTCTTTCATGTGGAGCTATCCCAATATGCTACCGCTGCCGGCATCAACGGTCACGGATATCATTCATCGGCTGGCGGACGTGAAATTCAGCCAAATCTACGGCGCGTTTGAGGGGCGGGAGATTCTGAATAACGCCGGGGAGATCGTCCGTCGCAGCGGGGAAAAGTATGTTGCTTGTTTGACTAAGTAAATATAACTCTCTGTTTGCGCATATCGTCTTCATGGCTGCTTTCTTGCCTTTCTGTACTCA contains the following coding sequences:
- a CDS encoding YegP family protein, with translation MGYYVLKKSDKSVPQPWYFLLKADNHETIATSEMYSSKDAAKKGIASVQKNGVSEVIKDETQ
- the menI gene encoding 1,4-dihydroxy-2-naphthoyl-CoA hydrolase, with amino-acid sequence MIWKRQASLAQLNAMGEGNMVGLLDIHFVAISDNAIEATMPVDHRTHQPFGLLHGGASVVLAETLGSVAGYLCTEGEQKVVGLEVNANHIRSVRSGRVRGVCTALHVGSRHQVWQIDISDEQGRLCCSSRLTTAVV
- a CDS encoding GlsB/YeaQ/YmgE family stress response membrane protein — encoded protein: MGIISWIIFGLIAGILAKWIMPGKDGGGFIVTVILGIIGAVVGGWISTLFGFGKVDGFNFGSFVVAVIGAIVVLFIYRKVKS
- a CDS encoding MBL fold metallo-hydrolase, which codes for MTITLCKACGTSYEFSENPPQHCPICEDERQFIPVGGQQWIALNKLTASHSNKWQQHNSALFSIRTIPGFAINQRAFLLRTPQGNILWDCIANLDEATKTLVSALGGLKAIAISHPHYYSCMQDWAAEFKAPIYLHGDDRQWVMRDSPWITFWEGDSLQLTADASLIRLGGHFAGGCVLHWAQGDGLLLSGDIVQVAPGANAVSFMWSYPNMLPLPASTVTDIIHRLADVKFSQIYGAFEGREILNNAGEIVRRSGEKYVACLTK